The Malus domestica chromosome 10, GDT2T_hap1 genome contains a region encoding:
- the LOC114827530 gene encoding uncharacterized protein, which translates to MSEPGSSSDEGSSSFSSKSESAMSESSGSLLESGTRETLDDLPNRQTLAIASSSSMALGEGVVFDAIPIVRSEFTADHLKNNLLDNEKQVEALRQSCNIPRSVGIRLVHDEEWPSEPPQGHVMFYTQILLTLGVRLPLHPWLQKMLSLIGYAPGQLNPGFWDTLIGFYIIWMECGLCEPSFHQWRYCYKMRPAKSCTGYAECACRSERERIVYGKKKAYYTWKNRWCFLYNDWEYDKGVTPERRVLTHFQTVGCNVSTVRTICYLLWSFLASNTLLHVVTRGTIQLFGQELSDIEKVLRVPKEDRHLSKLRPLFRRYGFQPLVSESQGRSMEKVSKKTGTSTHKRKAPVLVPSEDILPHKKIHKFRGEPSVRPKSQDVVLKGPAFRKTGVKAVDNAAAVVAGEGSRLLPHPLTMEHTVQESDLGSRHEGKGKERAGSVPWKDLRVATRPKDFGDINNCLAGRRFAFDELGEPLAKDESDCDRMLKLSSYVMAEYHDRLQEVERYKAKLKENKQLVDEARRNKGLLTQALQLKDETMESLKRRNGENLRLKKLFEATKKQLEVATLEVSKVRGELDGALVEISELEKSIPTEREAAVQEYLSSSTFHLAIKPYCAQEARFEKRKWMAVLDRYDDGSILRKYHEDIDEHHRKGETFVLAVDPSSEDESDNEGSADAQTQHGEEDLGDAEDDGRTRSDTARGSASDENE; encoded by the exons atgtcagagcctggaagttctagtgatgagggctcttctagctttagctctaagtctgagtctgcaatgtcggagtcttcagggtctttgttagagtccggtactagagaaacattggatgatcttcccaaccgtcaaactttagctattgctagttcttcctccatggcgttgggtgagggggttgtttttgatgccatacccatagttcgctctgagttcacagcagaccatctaaagaataacttgttagataatgagaagcaggttgaggcgctaaggcagtcatgtaatatccctcgtagtgtagggatacgtttggtacatgatgaagaatggccttctgagcctccccagggtcatgttatgttctacacccagatattactgactttaggggtgagactacctttacatccgtggttgcaaaagatgttatctttgatcggatatgcacctgggcaactcaatcctggtttctgggatactttgattggattttatatcatttggatggagtgtgggttgtgtgagccttccttccatcagtggcgttactgttacaagatgcgcccagcaaaatcatgcactggttatgccgagtgtgcatgtcggagtgagagagagcgtattgtgtatggtaagaaaaaggcatactacacatggaaaaaccgttggtgctttctgtataatgattgggagtatgataagggtgtcacgcctgagcgacgtgtgcttactcacttccagactgtaggttgtaacgtatcaaccgttcgtactatttgctatttgttgtggtcttttcttgcttctaacactttgcttcatgtagtgacgcggggcaccatccaactgtttgggcaggagctatctgacatagagaaggtgttgagggtgcccaaagaggatagacacttaagcaagctacgacccttatttcgtcggtacggtttccaacccttagtttccgagagccagggacgatcga tggagaaggtaagcaagaaaacagggactagcacccataaaaggaaagcaccagtgttagttccttcggaagacatcctaccgcataagaaaattcataagttccgAGGGGAACCATCCGTTAGACCTAAGTCCCAAGATGTGGTCCTTAAGGGGCCTGCCTTTAGGAAGACTGGAGTCAAGGCCGTTGATAATGCTGCTGCCGTAGTTGCAGGAGAAGGGAGCCGACTGTTGCCTCATCCTCTTACTATGGAGCACACTGTCCAGGAAAGTGATCTTGGTTCCCGCCATGaggggaaaggcaaggaaagagctggcagtgtcccgtggaaggacttgagggttgccacgcggccaaaggattttggggatatcaacaattgcttggcagggcgtcgattcgccttcgatgagctcggagagcccttagctaaggatgaatcggattgcgaccggatgttgaagctgtcttcatat gtcatggccgagtatcacgacagactgcaagaggttgagcggtacaaggcaaaactgaaggagaataagcagcttgtggacgaggcccggaggaataagggacttttgactcaggccctccaactgaaggacgaaaccatggagagcttgaaaaggcgaaatggtgagaacctaaggcttaagaaattgtttgaggcaactaaaaaacagttggaggtggctaccttggaagtatccaaggttaggggagaattggatggtgccttagttgagatttctgaactggagaagagcattccaactgaaagggaggctgctgtgcaagaatacttaagttcttcgacctttcatcttgctattaaaccctactgtgctcaagaagctcgctttgaaaaaaggaaatggatggccgtccttgatcgttatgatgatgggagcattcttcgaaaataccacgaagatatagatgagcatcatcgaaagggcgagacatttgtccttgctgttgatcctagcagcgaagatgagtctgataatgaaggtagtgctgatgcacagactcagcatggtgaagaggatcttggggatgcagaggatgatggtaggacgcggagtgatactgccaggggttcggcttcagatgagaatgaatag